Proteins encoded in a region of the Trypanosoma brucei gambiense DAL972 chromosome 6, complete sequence genome:
- a CDS encoding sphingosine phosphate lyase-like protein,putative, giving the protein MSLSCFLDRSLQGKRPSHIVCLTVGAIFATKVLIYVARDGSIIKRLHAAKWRVVRFFAEPIIKKEVKKSAEGIKMPSKPGEFKAKRLPKEGFSDEEVINLVSEFHQNLDKTFEDGTLSGAVYHGEHSHTKLLNRVVKMFAWSNPLHSDVFGAVRKMEAEVVSMVVHMFNGHLLPDACGTVTSGGTESIVMALKAYRDWGRARRGIERPSVIVGITAHPAFDKGAEYFGINLVKIPVDPITKQVDAKEMEKYIRYDTVAIVGSAPTFPHGVIDPIEELSEIACRHNVGLHVDCCLGGFIVPFMAKAGLPAPVVDFRLPGVTSISCDTHKYGFAPKGTSTVLYRTQELRSHQFCCVADWPGGMYCSPAVCGSKNGSVIAGAWASMVRLGEEGYVDCCRKIVQTRIRITDALSKLPYIHIIGKPTACVFAFGSNIIDIFVLNEELRSRGWVLNCLQFPSGLQFSVTLLQTVGEVADRFIEDVTEIGGRMFAEYEDATKNGRRHGAVNAKSTIYGSQQKVSDRTIIKDVLKEFLNKYYSTEH; this is encoded by the coding sequence ATGTCGCTGTCATGCTTTTTGGACAGGAGTCTTCAGGGGAAAAGACCGTCACACATCGTGTGTCTCACCGTCGGCGCTATCTTTGCAACCAAAGTCCTAATTTATGTGGCACGTGACGGCAGCATCATTAAGCGGTTACATGCCGCAAAGTGGCGCGTTGTGAGGTTTTTTGCAGAGCCCATTataaagaaggaagtaaagaaaagtgCCGAAGGCATAAAGATGCCGTCAAAACCTGGAGAATTTAAAGCCAAACGGCTACCGAAGGAGGGGTTTTCAGATGAGGAGGTGATCAACCTGGTTAGTGAGTTTCACCAAAATCTCGATAAAACCTTTGAGGATGGCACTCTAAGCGGCGCAGTGTATCATGGAGAGCATTCCCATACTAAATTGTTGAACCGTGTTGTTAAGATGTTTGCGTGGAGCAACCCGCTGCATTCTGATGTTTTTGGCGCTGTGCGTAAAATGGAGGCTGAGGTGGTGTCGATGGTCGTTCACATGTTCAACGGCCACCTACTTCCCGACGCATGTGGTACCGTTACATCGGGGGGTACGGAAAGTATTGTTATGGCTCTAAAGGCATATCGTGATTGGGGACGGGCTCGCCGGGGGATCGAGCGACCTTCTGTTATTGTCGGCATCACAGCACACCCAGCATTTGATAAGGGTGCGGAATATTTTGGCATTAATCTTGTAAAGATACCTGTCGATCCGATCACGAAGCAGGTTGACGCGAAAGAAATGGAGAAGTACATCAGATATGACACAGTCGCTATTGTAGGATCGGCACCAACATTTCCTCACGGTGTCATTGATCCCATAGAGGAGTTGTCAGAGATTGCATGCCGGCACAACGTTGGTCTTCATGTTGACTGTTGTTTGGGTGGTTTCATTGTGCCATTCATGGCGAAGGCGGGGTTACCGGCACCGGTTGTGGACTTCCGCCTCCCCGGGGTTACTTCCATCAGTTGTGATACACACAAGTATGGTTTTGCTCCCAAAGGTACATCGACTGTTCTCTACAGAACACAGGAGTTGCGGTCCCACCAGTTCTGTTGCGTAGCGGACTGGCCTGGTGGCATGTACTGTTCCCCAGCAGTTTGTGGTTCAAAGAATGGAAGCGTTATTGCTGGCGCCTGGGCATCAATGGTACGACTCGGAGAGGAGGGTTATGTGGACTGCTGCCGGAAAATTGTACAAACGAGGATTAGGATCACGGATGCGTTATCCAAACTGCCTTACATACACATTATTGGGAAACCAActgcttgtgtttttgccTTTGGAAGTAACATAATTGACATTTTCGTTTTAAACGAAGAGTTGCGTAGCCGAGGTTGGGTTCTGAACTGCTTGCAATTTCCATCTGGTCTCCAATTTTCTGTCACGCTACTGCAGACGGTTGGGGAAGTTGCTGATCGCTTTATAGAGGACGTTACGGAGATTGGTGGCAGAATGTTTGCGGAATATGAGGATGCAACGAAGAATGGCCGACGCCACGGTGCTGTCAACGCTAAATCAACTATTTACGGATCACAGCAGAAGGTAAGCGACAGAACTATAATAAAGGATGTGTTAAAAGAATTTCTCAACAAGTACTACAGCACCGAACATTAG
- a CDS encoding pre-mRNA cleavage complex II Clp1-like,conserved, putative translates to MSSNCRTEEFNLERKELKIRFRSSGYVVLTDGAATIFGAPLKKNTRYDFSMCSIPVVSPVACRLHVGGDFTSVVTYIRTDVYDIHAVLDFARHEASKRGVPSLNDTNPGGTSSNSLKEGPWGPRVLVVGDVNTGKSSLCRSLANMAVASQVHGVALVDVDVGQQGITCPGSVATAFVDNYLPIDEGFNTVMPLTAFFGDKTVNASTRGRYLDLCASLARGIISFSLATPKFAAGGVIVNTMGWVTDMGLDLLFQLLSVFSITHVVVCGSGNKLTETLRNAVIDEKIIFLKYPKQTGVFKRKGNVRDSWRAEQIVSYFQGTKRTPLLSYRAVCYVKDVHFIHALKLEPLSWKDVEPLSLAAVSWTDSLEAVNDINVAGFIVLLEVGETFFSFLSPVAGTLPKPFILVSPTIRLPRDKVPPLQAP, encoded by the coding sequence ATGTCTTCTAATTGTCGCACTGAAGAATTCAATTTGGAGCGCAAAGAACTAAAAATCCGCTTTCGTAGTTCGGGGTATGTTGTACTTACGGATGGAGCAGCGACCATTTTTGGTGCAcctctaaaaaaaaatacccgCTACGACTTTTCCATGTGTAGCATACCAGTGGTATCTCCTGTGGCGTGTCGACTTCACGTGGGAGGGGATTTCACCAGCGTGGTAACATATATTCGTACTGATGTGTATGACATCCATGCTGTGCTTGATTTCGCGCGCCATGAAGCCAGCAAACGCGGTGTACCGTCTTTAAACGACACCAATCCTGGAGGCACGTCATCAAACTCTTTGAAGGAGGGGCCATGGGGCCCACGTGTCCTCGTAGTTGGTGACGTGAATACCGGGAAGAGTAGTTTGTGCCGCTCACTTGCGAATATGGCAGTCGCATCGCAGGTTCATGGGGTTGCCCTTGTGGACGTGGATGTTGGGCAACAAGGTATTACCTGCCCAGGAAGTGTTGCAACAGCGTTTGTTGATAACTATTTACCGATTGATGAGGGGTTTAATACGGTGATGCCATTAACGGCCTTCTTTGGTGATAAAACCGTAAATGCTTCCACTCGAGGACGATATTTGGATCTATGTGCATCGTTGGCACGGGGAATTATATCTTTTAGTTTGGCCACCCCAAAATTTGCTGCCGGTGGCGTTATTGTGAATACTATGGGGTGGGTAACTGACATGGGGCTTGACCTCCTTTTTCAGCTACTTTCCGTGTTCAGTATCACGCATGTAGTAGTCTGTGGTTCAGGTAACAAACTTACAGAAACCTTGCGTAATGCAGTGATCGACGAGAAAATCATTTTTCTCAAATACCCAAAGCAAACGGGAGTGTTCAAGCGCAAGGGTAACGTTCGCGACAGCTGGCGTGCAGAGCAAATTGTAAGTTACTTTCAAGGGACGAAACGTACCCCTTTATTGTCTTACAGAGCTGTTTGTTACGTAAAGGACGTTCACTTCATCCACGCTTTAAAGTTGGAACCTCTTTCCTGGAAGGACGTTGAACCTCTTAGTTTAGCTGCTGTTTCTTGGACAGATTCCCTAGAAGCAGTCAACGATATAAATGTTGCCGGGTTTATTGTTCTTCTGGAGGTAGGGGAAAcattcttttcgtttctctcCCCGGTAGCGGGTACGCTTCCCAAACCTTTCATTTTGGTTTCGCCGACTATCAGGCTTCCACGGGATAAAGTGCCACCTTTACAAGCCCCATGA
- a CDS encoding ADP-ribosylation factor, putative, protein MLKGIRSRAKRDNEPRVLIVGLDNAGKTTVLNALGEDEVPVEGKVSHAAPEGPTQGFNIKTLTRGNKRAKLCDLGGQRALRDYWQDYYSNTDCIMYVVDSSDHRRLEESHAAFVDVLKGIEGAPVLVFANKQDLATAKDAQAIAECLHLHDFRDRKWHIQGCSAKTGAGLEEGVTWILSTCAP, encoded by the coding sequence ATGCTTAAGGGGATCCGTAGCCGTGCGAAACGTGATAATGAGCCGCGTGTACTGATAGTGGGCCTTGACAATGCTGGAAAGACTACCGTACTGAATGCATTGGGAGAAGACGAGGTGCCTGTGGAGGGAAAAGTTTCCCACGCCGCACCTGAGGGACCAACGCAAGGGTTTAATATCAAAACACTCACACGTGGGAATAAACGGGCTAAGTTATGTGATCTCGGTGGCCAGCGGGCGCTGCGAGACTATTGGCAGGATTACTACAGCAACACGGACTGCATTATGTACGTGGTGGATTCTTCTGACCACCGCCGACTCGAAGAATCTCACGCTGCATTTGTGGATGTTCTAAAGGGCATTGAAGGTGCTCCGGTTTTGGTGTTTGCGAATAAACAAGATCTTGCAACCGCAAAAGATGCTCAGGCGATCGCAGAATGCCTTCATTTGCATGACTTCCGAGACCGCAAGTGGCACATCCAAGGCTGTAGCGCCAAAACGGGAGCAGGACTGGAGGAAGGCGTGACATGGATACTTAGCACTTGTGCCCCGTAA